A genomic window from Scatophagus argus isolate fScaArg1 chromosome 17, fScaArg1.pri, whole genome shotgun sequence includes:
- the s100s gene encoding S100 calcium binding protein S → MPDTIMSKEPSSNLESAMQMLIKTFHKYSGKEGDKYTLSRGELKELLLEELGTYLGNSKDNEAVEKVMNDLDANNDGEVDFTEFIILMGALTVACNDFFLEFKSDDKPKDDSKGSSAE, encoded by the exons ATGCCGGACACAAT CATGTCCAAGGAGCCCAGTTCCAACCTGGAGAGTGCCATGCAGATGCTCATAAAGACCTTCCACAAGTACTCGGGGAAGGAGGGtgacaaatacacactgagCAGGGGTGAACTGAAGGAGCTGCTACTGGAGGAGCTGGGGACTTACTTAGGG AACTCCAAAGATAATGAAGCAGTTGAGAAGGTGATGAACGACTTGGATGCCAACAACGACGGGGAGGTGGACTTCACCGAGTTCATCATCCTGATGGGGGCCCTCACCGTCGCCTGCAACGACTTCTTCCTGGAGTTTAAATCAGATGACAAACCGAAGGACGACAGCAAAGGCAGTTCGGCGGAGTAG
- the LOC124074858 gene encoding SH2 domain-containing adapter protein E-like: MAKWFKEFPINLKNGTDRIRSASESGSQTRATKSGLVVSIGTKASGSKTGNRKNSSADSTSGGGGGVGSLLSGRNRKNSATELSRNGVSSPKDGKVWDNLLSGKSRKNSKADPVFEEQHRPLKSSPSANAYINRLIRVDKQDKSPNFNSGTITNQVVPEPEKPVQSKTETVIILEDYADPFDAQKTREQREAERVGENDGYMEPYDAQQMITEIRRRGSKDLLKVCALLEVGEGTMEEGPPVPPQIYDVPYEGGSDSDKKAVTRPELDPRPSTEYELPWEWKKEHIIRTLSAQFDSPERPAQDNTPHPTLTRQPQHLPAQPQQHQHLRQKSWTQKILRSSLPTLLPSTTAGSNPEPEACCVDPSLPLEKQSWYHGCVTRQEAEFQLQACKEASFLVRNSESDNSKYSIALKTSQGCVHIIVAQTKENGYTLDQSSCVFPSIPEVVHHYCTQRLPFNGAEHMTLLHPVPRIH, encoded by the exons ATGGCAAAGTGGTTTAAGGAGTTCCCCATCAATCTGAAGAATGGTACCGACAGGATCCGCTCAGCCTCCGAATCTGGCTCACAAACAAGAGCCACGAAATCCGGGCTGGTGGTCAGCATTGGTACCAAAGCATCAGGCTCCAAAACGGGCAATCGCAAAAACTCCTCTGCTGACAGCACAagcggaggaggtggaggagttgGATCGCTCCTGTCTGGAAGAAATCGAAAGAACTCAGCCACGGAGTTGAGCAGAAATGGTGTGAGCTCTCCGAAAGATGGAAAAGTTTGGGACAACCTCCTGTCTGGAAAAAGTCGCAAGAACTCCAAAGCGGATCCGGTGTTTGAGGAGCAGCACCGACCTCTGAAAAGTTCCCCATCTGCCAACGCTTACATCAACAGGCTGATCAGAGtggacaaacaggacaaaagcCCCAACTTCAACAGCGGCACAATCACCAATCAAGTGGTACCAGAACCAGAGAAACCAGTCCAGAGCAAAACAGAAACG GTGATCATCCTTGAAGATTACGCAGATCCCTTTGATGCTCAAAAGACCAGAGAGCAAAGGGAGGCTGAGAGGGTTGGGGAGAACGACGGTTACATGGAGCCTTACGATGCCCAGCAGATGATTACTG AGATTAGACGTCGGGGGTCCAAGGACCTGCTGAAGGTGTGTGCACTGCTGGAGGTGGGTGAGGGAACAATGGAGGAAGGTCCGCCTGTGCCCCCGCAGATATACGACGTCCCGTATGAGGGGGGCAGCGACAGCGACAAGAAGGCGGTCACACGACCCGAGCTGGATCCTCGTCCCTCTACTGAGTACGAGCTGCCCTGGGAGTGGAAGAAAGAGCATATTATCAGAACTCTGTCAG CACAGTTTGACAGCCCTGAACGCCCAGCCCAAGATAACACACCTCACCCCACGCTCACCAGACAGCCCCAACATCTGCCAGCCCAGCCCCAACAGCATCAGCATCTGAGGCAGAAAAGCTGGACCCAGAAGATCCTGAGATCCTCTCTGCCGACCCTGCTGCCATCCACCACTGCCGGCAGCAACCCTGAACCCGAGGCCTGCTGTGTTGACCCCTCCCTGCCCCTGGAAAAGCAGAG CTGGTACCACGGCTGTGTCACCCGTCAGGAGGCGGAGTTTCAGCTGCAGGCCTGCAAAGAGGCCAGCTTCCTGGTCAGGAACAGCGAGTCGGACAACAGCAAGTACTCCATCGCCCTCAA GACAAGCCAAGGCTGCGTTCATATCATTGTCGCCCAGACCAAAGAAAACGGCTACACCCTGGACCAGAGCAGCTGTGTGTTCCCCAGCATCCCAGAGGTGGTGCACCACTACTGCACTCAGCGTCTGCCTTTCAACGGCGCCGAGCACATGACTCTACTGCACCCAGTACCTCGCATCCACTGA
- the pygo2 gene encoding pygopus homolog 2 isoform X1, which yields MAAESGRLLAGQGKRKASQMKSPEKKKARKSTTQAAGFSHLTEFAPPPTPMVDHLVASNPFDDDFGPPSRPSGAGGPGTAPFLPSPGAGGGGGYGGGGRMGGGMGFMGGPGGPGGGQPGRRPPFGPPSNAGPHHQLGFGGMPGFGGGGGGGSGGGGGGGGFPPGGPSQFNMPPNFSPPMHPGPGFNPMLSPGGMGGPGGGGPPHPRFGIPPQQQHGQSGHPFNSPPLPGGGGPRGPPHGPLPPMGGGMGPGMNMMGGMGGGPGGNMVGGLPGMPPQGQFPPSQDGPYPGPSPPGPGNEDGKNFGGGGAPAGPQQQQQQQQQQQQQLSLNPNGPPPNNTTPGPPPNSGPPQPGGGFPGHPDVQQSNANTSGQPPSAPPQPNPNSSPTGPLNGSGQAQHPPPSQLQPPSNTNTPNSNSSTQQQQSTPPNSAPGSTPYNQQNNTPGAGGPMPNAATNSGQNSMTNNNGGNTPGSNPNPPSNSTSTPNTQSPLPPGPAAPSTGPGSGPGKLGSSGMVFPCGLCMAEVHDDQDAILCEASCQRWFHRDCTGLTEPAYSLLTRESAAVWACDFCIKTKDIQAVFVRQGLGQLVAANES from the exons ATGGCTGCCGAATCGGGGAGACTACTGGCGGGACAAGGAAAACGCAAAG CTTCACAGATGAAGAgcccagagaagaagaaggcaaGGAAATCCACCACTCAG GCGGCAGGGTTCTCCCACCTTACTGAGTTTGCACCCCCTCCTACCCCTATGGTGGACCACTTGGTCGCCTCCAATCCTTTTGACGATGACTTTGGACCCCCATCCAGACCTAGTGGGGCAGGAGGACCAGGTACTGCTCCATTTCTTCCTAGCCCAGgcgcaggtggaggaggaggatatgGTGGTGGAGGCAGAATGGGTGGAGGCATGGGCTTCATGGGAGGCCCAGGAGGACCAGGTGGTGGCCAGCCTGGACGGAGGCCACCGTTCGGACCCCCTTCCAATGCTGGGCCTCACCACCAGCTAGGCTTTGGAGGAATGCCTGgctttggtggtggtggtggaggaggcagtggaggaggaggaggaggtggtggattCCCCCCTGGTGGCCCTTCTCAGTTCAACATGCCACCTAACTTCAGTCCACCCATGCACCCAGGGCCAGGTTTCAATCCCATGTTGTCTCCAGGTGGTATGGGAGGTCCTGGTGGTGGAGGCCCGCCCCACCCTCGGTTTGGCATacctccacagcagcagcatggacAGAGTGGACACCCATTCAACAGCCCGCCGTTACCTGGTGGTGGAGGCCCCAGAGGGCCCCCACATGGCCCCCTGCCTCCCATGGGAGGAGGCATGGGTCCCGGAATGAACATGATGGGTGGGATGGGTGGTGGCCCCGGAGGCAACATGGTGGGAGGCTTGCCAGGTATGCCCCCTCAAGGACAGTTCCCTCCCTCACAGGATGGTCCCTACCCTGGCCCCAGTCCCCCAGGACCAGGTAACGAGGATGGAAAGAactttggaggaggaggagcgccGGCTGgacctcagcagcagcaacagcagcagcaacagcagcagcaacagcttaGCCTAAATCCTAACGGCCCTCCCCCTAATAATACCACTCCTGGCCCACCTCCTAACTCCGGCCCACCACAGCCAGGGGGAGGCTTCCCTGGCCATCCTGATGTCCAGCAGTCCAATGCCAACACATCGGGTCAGCCTCCCTCAGCACCGCCCCAGCCTAACCCCAATTCTTCACCTACTGGTCCCCTGAATGGATCAGGCCAGGCCCAGCATCCACCACCCAGTCAGCTACAACCCCCTAGCAATACAAACACCCCTAACTCTAACAGCTCTACCCAGCAGCAACAATCCACCCCACCTAACTCTGCCCCTGGCTCCACCCCTTACAACCAGCAGAACAACACTCCAGGTGCTGGTGGTCCCATGCCAAATGCCGCCACCAATTCAGGTCAGAACAGCATGACCAACAACAATGGTGGCAACACTCCCGGCAGCAACCCCAACCCCCCCTCTAACTCCACTTCCACCCCAAACACCCAGTCTCCCCTGCCCCCTGGCCCTGCTGCACCCTCAACTGGGCCTGGTTCTGGCCCTGGAAAACTTGGCAGCTCCGGGATGGTCTTCCCTTGTGGCCTCTGTATGGCAGAGGTGCATGACGATCAAGATGCCATCCTGTGTGAGGCATCGTGCCAACGCTGGTTCCACCGTGACTGCACAGGCCTGACAGAGCCAGCGTACAGTCTGCTGACTCGAGAGAGCGCTGCTGTTTGGGCCTGTGACTTCTGCATCAAGACCAAGGACATCCAGGCTGTGTTTGTGCGCCAGGGATTAGGCCAGCTGGTGGCAGCTAATGAGAGTTGA
- the pygo2 gene encoding pygopus homolog 2 isoform X2 — protein MKSPEKKKARKSTTQAAGFSHLTEFAPPPTPMVDHLVASNPFDDDFGPPSRPSGAGGPGTAPFLPSPGAGGGGGYGGGGRMGGGMGFMGGPGGPGGGQPGRRPPFGPPSNAGPHHQLGFGGMPGFGGGGGGGSGGGGGGGGFPPGGPSQFNMPPNFSPPMHPGPGFNPMLSPGGMGGPGGGGPPHPRFGIPPQQQHGQSGHPFNSPPLPGGGGPRGPPHGPLPPMGGGMGPGMNMMGGMGGGPGGNMVGGLPGMPPQGQFPPSQDGPYPGPSPPGPGNEDGKNFGGGGAPAGPQQQQQQQQQQQQQLSLNPNGPPPNNTTPGPPPNSGPPQPGGGFPGHPDVQQSNANTSGQPPSAPPQPNPNSSPTGPLNGSGQAQHPPPSQLQPPSNTNTPNSNSSTQQQQSTPPNSAPGSTPYNQQNNTPGAGGPMPNAATNSGQNSMTNNNGGNTPGSNPNPPSNSTSTPNTQSPLPPGPAAPSTGPGSGPGKLGSSGMVFPCGLCMAEVHDDQDAILCEASCQRWFHRDCTGLTEPAYSLLTRESAAVWACDFCIKTKDIQAVFVRQGLGQLVAANES, from the exons ATGAAGAgcccagagaagaagaaggcaaGGAAATCCACCACTCAG GCGGCAGGGTTCTCCCACCTTACTGAGTTTGCACCCCCTCCTACCCCTATGGTGGACCACTTGGTCGCCTCCAATCCTTTTGACGATGACTTTGGACCCCCATCCAGACCTAGTGGGGCAGGAGGACCAGGTACTGCTCCATTTCTTCCTAGCCCAGgcgcaggtggaggaggaggatatgGTGGTGGAGGCAGAATGGGTGGAGGCATGGGCTTCATGGGAGGCCCAGGAGGACCAGGTGGTGGCCAGCCTGGACGGAGGCCACCGTTCGGACCCCCTTCCAATGCTGGGCCTCACCACCAGCTAGGCTTTGGAGGAATGCCTGgctttggtggtggtggtggaggaggcagtggaggaggaggaggaggtggtggattCCCCCCTGGTGGCCCTTCTCAGTTCAACATGCCACCTAACTTCAGTCCACCCATGCACCCAGGGCCAGGTTTCAATCCCATGTTGTCTCCAGGTGGTATGGGAGGTCCTGGTGGTGGAGGCCCGCCCCACCCTCGGTTTGGCATacctccacagcagcagcatggacAGAGTGGACACCCATTCAACAGCCCGCCGTTACCTGGTGGTGGAGGCCCCAGAGGGCCCCCACATGGCCCCCTGCCTCCCATGGGAGGAGGCATGGGTCCCGGAATGAACATGATGGGTGGGATGGGTGGTGGCCCCGGAGGCAACATGGTGGGAGGCTTGCCAGGTATGCCCCCTCAAGGACAGTTCCCTCCCTCACAGGATGGTCCCTACCCTGGCCCCAGTCCCCCAGGACCAGGTAACGAGGATGGAAAGAactttggaggaggaggagcgccGGCTGgacctcagcagcagcaacagcagcagcaacagcagcagcaacagcttaGCCTAAATCCTAACGGCCCTCCCCCTAATAATACCACTCCTGGCCCACCTCCTAACTCCGGCCCACCACAGCCAGGGGGAGGCTTCCCTGGCCATCCTGATGTCCAGCAGTCCAATGCCAACACATCGGGTCAGCCTCCCTCAGCACCGCCCCAGCCTAACCCCAATTCTTCACCTACTGGTCCCCTGAATGGATCAGGCCAGGCCCAGCATCCACCACCCAGTCAGCTACAACCCCCTAGCAATACAAACACCCCTAACTCTAACAGCTCTACCCAGCAGCAACAATCCACCCCACCTAACTCTGCCCCTGGCTCCACCCCTTACAACCAGCAGAACAACACTCCAGGTGCTGGTGGTCCCATGCCAAATGCCGCCACCAATTCAGGTCAGAACAGCATGACCAACAACAATGGTGGCAACACTCCCGGCAGCAACCCCAACCCCCCCTCTAACTCCACTTCCACCCCAAACACCCAGTCTCCCCTGCCCCCTGGCCCTGCTGCACCCTCAACTGGGCCTGGTTCTGGCCCTGGAAAACTTGGCAGCTCCGGGATGGTCTTCCCTTGTGGCCTCTGTATGGCAGAGGTGCATGACGATCAAGATGCCATCCTGTGTGAGGCATCGTGCCAACGCTGGTTCCACCGTGACTGCACAGGCCTGACAGAGCCAGCGTACAGTCTGCTGACTCGAGAGAGCGCTGCTGTTTGGGCCTGTGACTTCTGCATCAAGACCAAGGACATCCAGGCTGTGTTTGTGCGCCAGGGATTAGGCCAGCTGGTGGCAGCTAATGAGAGTTGA